A single genomic interval of Prochlorococcus marinus XMU1406 harbors:
- a CDS encoding gluconeogenesis factor YvcK family protein → MNKRKKKVRRYYKNFKKSNFVLLKKILRILSWLLPGLVIKRWMLTSAIGFLTTLLGLVIWTNLRPLYWLIEIFFGVMTGLTRILPVSLMGPLIFVIGLLLIGIGQNRSINSIQKALVPEKNTFLVDALRVKSKLNRGPNIVAIGGGTGLSTLLKGLKNYSSNITAIVTVSDDGGSSGILRKQLGVQPPGDIRNCLAALSNEEPTLTRLFQYRFSGGSGLEGHSFGNLFLSALTTITGSLEKAVQASSKVLAVQGQVLPATNIDVMLWAELEDGEKIFGESKISKSKKLISRIGYLPENPSALPSALESIKEADLIVLGPGSLYTSLLPNLLVPEIVDALLQSNAPKIYISNLMTQPGETDGLDVYQHIKAIEKQLSNFGVNTRIFNSILSQIQFEKSPLVDYYESRGAEPVQCNKEKLLSEGYYVLQAPLYSKRITPTLRHDPRRLARAVMFIYRKLKKLN, encoded by the coding sequence ATGAATAAGCGTAAAAAAAAGGTAAGAAGGTACTATAAAAACTTTAAAAAGTCTAATTTTGTCTTGTTAAAAAAAATCTTAAGAATTTTGAGTTGGCTTTTGCCAGGATTGGTAATAAAAAGATGGATGCTTACATCTGCGATAGGATTTTTGACTACATTACTTGGCTTGGTAATTTGGACAAATTTAAGACCGCTCTATTGGCTTATTGAAATCTTTTTTGGGGTAATGACAGGTTTAACACGTATTTTACCTGTTTCATTAATGGGACCATTGATTTTTGTTATTGGACTATTGTTAATCGGGATTGGACAAAACAGAAGTATTAATTCAATTCAAAAAGCGCTTGTTCCAGAAAAAAATACATTTTTAGTTGATGCATTAAGAGTTAAAAGTAAATTAAACAGAGGCCCAAACATTGTTGCAATTGGCGGAGGTACAGGTTTATCTACCTTGCTGAAAGGCTTAAAAAATTATAGTAGTAATATTACAGCAATCGTAACTGTATCCGATGATGGTGGAAGTAGTGGAATTCTCAGAAAACAATTAGGTGTGCAACCTCCAGGAGATATAAGAAATTGTTTGGCAGCCTTATCAAACGAAGAACCTACTTTAACTAGATTATTTCAGTACAGATTTTCAGGGGGAAGTGGTTTGGAAGGTCATAGTTTTGGAAATCTATTCTTGTCAGCTTTAACAACAATTACAGGTAGTTTAGAAAAAGCAGTTCAAGCCTCTAGTAAGGTTTTGGCGGTACAAGGTCAAGTTTTACCTGCAACAAATATTGATGTTATGTTATGGGCCGAATTAGAAGATGGTGAGAAAATTTTTGGTGAAAGCAAGATCAGTAAATCTAAAAAATTAATTTCGAGGATTGGTTACCTACCAGAAAATCCTTCAGCTCTTCCAAGTGCTCTTGAATCTATAAAAGAAGCTGATTTAATTGTTCTTGGCCCAGGTAGTCTGTACACTTCTTTATTGCCTAATCTTTTAGTACCAGAAATAGTAGATGCATTATTGCAAAGTAATGCTCCTAAAATTTATATAAGTAATTTGATGACTCAGCCTGGAGAAACAGATGGACTTGATGTCTATCAACATATCAAAGCAATAGAAAAACAACTATCAAATTTTGGAGTTAATACTCGAATTTTTAACTCAATCTTATCTCAGATTCAATTTGAAAAGTCTCCATTAGTAGACTATTACGAAAGTAGAGGGGCAGAGCCTGTCCAATGTAATAAAGAAAAATTATTATCTGAGGGTTATTATGTTTTGCAAGCACCATTATATTCAAAAAGAATAACTCCAACTCTTAGACATGATCCAAGGAGACTAGCGAGAGCAGTTATGTTTATTTACCGCAAATTAAAAAAATTAAACTAA